One genomic region from Cryptococcus neoformans var. grubii H99 chromosome 10, complete sequence encodes:
- a CDS encoding deoxyhypusine synthase, which yields MSADPHQNVIFPSEEIPEDAVDVKGPDFNKPIDLEALLKSYETIGFQATGLARAIQVVDEMRKRRTDPNEPLTLFIGYTSNLISSGLREILKFLAQNRLVDCFVTTAGGVEEDFIKCLGKTILGDFHLDGAGLRKKGLNRIGNLLVPNSNYCAFEDWVVPILDKMVEEQEEQGVKWSPSSVIRRLGKEINNEDSVYYWCYKNDIPVFCPALTDGSLGDMLYFHTYKSSPLQLSIDIVADIRRLNDMSVKSKKAGMIVLGGGVCKHQIANAMLFRNGADYAVYINTGQEYDGSDSGARPDEAVSWGKIRAGAESVKVYADATLVFPLVVAATFGRAHWAAGEKAEQTGV from the exons atgtcCGCCGACCCACACCAGAACGTTATTTTCCCGTCAGAAGAAATCCCAGAAGATGCTGTAGACGTCAAAGGCCCCGATTTCAACAAGCCAATCGACCTCGAGGCATTGTTGAAGAGTTACGAGACGATTGGGTTCCAGGCGACGGGTTTGGCTAGGGCTATCCAGGTGGTCGATGAAATG AGAAAACGCCGTACCGACCCGAATGAACCGCTCACCCTCTTCATTGGCTATACCTCCAATCTCATCTCATCAGGTCTCCGTGAAATCCTCAAGTTTCTCGCTCAAAATAGGCTCGTGGATTGTTTTGTGACAACGGCCGGGggtgtggaggaagatttTATAAAATGTTTGGGAAAGACGATCTTGGGAGACTTTCATTTGGATGGGGCggggttgaggaagaaggg GCTGAACAGGATAGGAAATTTGCTCGTTCCCAACTCTAATTACTGTGCATTTGAAGACTGGGTTGTGCCCATTTTGGACAAGATGGTCGAGGAGCAGGAAGAACAAGGTGTCAAGTGGAGTCCCAGCTCTGTCATCCGTCGATTGGGCAAGGAGATTAATAATGAGGATAGTGTTTACTATTGGTGTTACAAG AATGATATCCCGGTTTTCTGTCCGGCTCTTACAGACGGTTCTTTAGGCGATATGCTCTACTTTCACACGTACAAATCATCCCCTCTCCAACTGAGCATTGATATTGTGGCCGATATCAGACGGCTGAACGATATGAGCGTCAAGTCAAAAAAGGCTGGTATGATCGTCCTTGGTGGAGGTGTTTGCAAGCACCAAATTGCAAATGCAATGTTGTTT AGGAATGGCGCTGATTACGCTGTGTATATCAACACCGGCCAGGAG TACGACGGATCAGATTCTGGTGCTCGACCTGATGAAGCAGTGTCATGGGGTAAGATTCGTGCTGGTGCCGAGAGTGTCAAG GTGTACGCAGATGCGACGTTGGTGTTCCCGTTGGTTGTGGCTGCGACGTTTGGGAGGGCGCACTGGGCGGCAGGGGAGAAGGCAGAGCAGACAGGGGTGTAG
- a CDS encoding mitotic spindle assembly checkpoint protein MAD1: MPITPAPTLGKRSSADADLHTPSSRKHLSTLTSTVTSLERTNHTLQQRESRLAAHVEEQRLEIERLKNERYELFEAKMEERRKGEEAEQRWAEDRLVLTGEVALLRERNLALTNSLEELRSQHTILSTRHTSLAQSSQNEICLLQARTAELERERNSLKVWENRAKSLSVELEEERARKGIEDNERKTDDALQKEVKRQSANLAAVWRENEALKSEVHTLRHEKKSIDGVERAAKEIERALHEEIRVLQEQLERARRDMDSLTQILPDPASSEPSEIATLRARLSTLSTLHSQTTTSLVQRDSTIRDLRARLADLAGSSKDAVGEMSRRATEAERELRWAKEGRESAERREGLVRKELEAVRRQLAATPGPSAGSGDPERVKELESLLQSYKTTLEEIHRDSRDAEERIAKGMGLVKSQDLDKAQDKISQLEEEIAGLSSSVSYLTSSNTALNTEVTNLMQRVASGEFNPAYERCLELRNNPAQKIWGIRKQELEDLKAENGELLERLAELDGLLAESQAGVGAGANASARGEGVPAHERMVPRSSYDRLKTEKEELEKAHAKRLQRLKEIFTHKSKEFLEAVYSLLGWRIKFDESGSDIRLTSMYAPKGKNGLTIKFTSSEGHFGTMQMSGMMARSLEESRQFWVVERQSVPGFLAQVTTEMFEKTTIGRAAGYVGLG; the protein is encoded by the exons ATGCCAATAACCCCGGCTCCCACACTTGGGAAACGATCATCCGCGGACGCTGATCTTCACACTCCATCTTCCCGCAAACATCTATCGACCCTCACTTCCACCGTTACCTCTCTCGAACGGACAAACCATACCCTTCAGCAGCGCGAATCTCGTCTAGCCGCCCACGTCGAGGAACAGAGGCTGGAGATCGAGCGTCTCAAGAATGAAAGATATGAGCTGTTTGAAGccaagatggaagagagacggaaaggggaagaggcggagcAACGGTGGGCCGAAGACAGGCTGGTTTTGACCGGAGAAGTGGCTCTGCTTCGAGAAAGGAATCTTGCGTTAACCAACAGTCTGGAAGAGCTTCGTTCACAGCACACAATCCTATCGACCAGGCATACAAGTCTGGCGCAGTCAAGTCAGAATGAAATTTGTCTTCTGCAGGCGAGAACAGCCGAACTTGAGAGGGAACGTAATAGTTTGAAAGTGTGGGAGAACAGGGCGAAGAGTTTGAGCGTagagctggaggaggaaagggcTAGAAAGGGAATTGAAGACAATGAAAGGAAAACGGATGACGCTTTGCAGAAGGAAGTCAAGC GACAATCAGCCAATCTTGCGGCAGTTTGGCGAGAGAATGAAGCTCTCAAGTCCGAAGTTCACACTCTCCGGCAcgaaaagaagagtatAGATGGCGTTGAACGGGCCGCCAAAGAAATTGAGAGAGCTTTACATGAGGAAATTCGGGTACTGCAAGAGCAGCTTGAACGCGCAAGACGAGATATGGA CTCTCTCACGCAAATTCTTCCCGATCCTGCCTCTAGCGAACCATCCGAGATAGCCACTCTTCGCGCTCGTCTTTCCAccctctccaccctccACTCTCAAACAACAACCTCACTCGTCCAGCGTGATTCTACTATCCGCGACCTTCGTGCCCGTCTTGCCGACCTTGCAGGTAGCTCAAAAGATGCCGTAGGCGAAATGAGCCGACGTGCTACGGAAGCCGAAAGGGAATTGAGGTGGGccaaggaagggagggaaagCGCAGAGCGGAGGGAAGGGTTGGTGAGAAAGGAGCTTGAGGCGGTGAGGCGACAGCTGGCGGCAACACCTGGACCTTCCGCGGGATCAGGTGACCCCGAAAGAGTAAAGGAACTGGAAAGTTTGTTGCAGTCGTACAAAACCACTTTGGAGGAGATACATCGTGATTCTCGCGATGCGGAAGAACGGATTGCCAAGGGTATGGGGCTCGTTAAATCCCAGGATCTTGACAAGGCTCAAGATAAAATCTCTCagttggaagagg AGATTGCAGGCCTATCATCTTCAGTTTCCTATCTGACATCCTCCAACACCGCCCTCAACACTGAAGTCACCAATCTCATGCAACGTGTCGCTTCTGGAGAGTTCAACCCCGCTTACGAACGATGCCTTGAACTTCGTAACAATCCTGCACAAAAGATATGGGGTATAAGGAAGCAAGAGCTAGAGGACTTGAAAGCCGAGAATGGAGAATTATTAGAGAGGTTGGCAGAACTGGACGGGTTGTTGGCCGAGTCTCAGGCGGGTGTCGGTGCCGGTGCAAATGCAAGTGCACGAGGCGAAGGCGTCCCGGCGCATGAAAGAATGGTACCGCGGAGCAGTTATGACAGGCTGAAGacagagaaggaggagcttGAAAAAGCCCATGCTAAACGTCTCCAGCGTCTTAAAGAG ATCTTTACACACAAATCTAAAGAATTTCTGGAAGCGGTCTATTCTCTCCTCGGCTGGCGAATCAAATTCGACGAGTCCGGCTCCGACATCCGTCTCACAAGCATGTATGCGCCCAAGGGCAAGAATGGTCTCACCATCAAATTTACAAGTTCCGAAGGACATTTTGGTACGATGCAGATGAGCGggatgatggcgaggaGTTTAGAGGAAAGCAGACAGTTTTGGGTAGTTGAAAGACAGAGTGTCCCAGGGTTTTTGGCACAAGTGACAACGGAGATGTTTGAGAAGACTACA ATCGGACGAGCAGCTGGGTATGTCGGGCTTGGATGA
- a CDS encoding peptidyl-prolyl cis-trans isomerase H: protein MSSIDPPAGHTRPIVFFDISIGDTPAGRIKMELFDDITPKTAENFRQLCTGEHRINSVPQGYKKATFHRVIPQFMVQGGDFVRGDGTGSFSIYGAQFEDENFKVKHTGPGLLSMANSGPNTNGCQFFITTAPAEFLDGKHCVFGRVIDGLLTVRKIENVPTGANNRPKLQVRIAECGEM, encoded by the exons ATGTCCTCGATCGATCCTCCAGCAGGCCACACGAGGCCtatcgtcttcttcgacatCTCCATTGGAGACACTCCCGCCGGCCGTATCAAGATGG AGTTGTTTGACGATATTACCCCCAA GACAGCAGAAAACTTTAGGCAATTATGTACAGGCGAGCACCG AATCAACTCTGTGCCTCAAGGCTATAAGAAGGCTACTTTTCACAG AGT AATCCCACAATTCATGGTCCAGGGCGGAGACTTTGTCAGAGGGGATGGTACTGGATCATTTTCAATCTATGGCGCGCagtttgaagatgagaacTTCAAAGTAAAGCATACAGGACCTGGATTGTTGAGTATG GCAAATTCGGGACCGAACACCAATGGATGCCAG TTCTTCATTACTACCGCCCCTGCTGAATTCCTTGACGGCAAACACTGCGTCTTTGGCCGAGTCATTGATGGTTTATTGACCGTTAGAAAGATTGAGAACGTCCCCACTGGTGCTAACAACAG ACCGAAATTGCAAGTCAGGATAGCAGAGTGCGGGGAGATGTAA